In Synergistaceae bacterium, the following proteins share a genomic window:
- a CDS encoding threonylcarbamoyl-AMP synthase, which yields MTQILTLNKWNPERDYISQAAKIINSGGLVAFPTETVYGLGGDALNPESVKKIYAAKGRPSDNPLILHVSNIEQAESLVYMNDTARKLAKIFWPAPLTLVLPAKNIIPSITRGGLNTAAVRMPDNNIALALIERAKTPIAAPSANLSGRPSPTDSESVYNDMNNRIDLILDGGRTGIGLESTVIDISDPGKILLLRPGGLSRELIESELNTSLGVPDLNSAKRSPGTRYRHYAPSLPVKILRNESDLDLIDIKSAGFMGIHNNNYNYAAKIIFDSPENFAHGLFSGFRELESQNISCIIVEWPRDNSGINEALRDRIKRAAGE from the coding sequence ATGACCCAAATATTGACGCTCAATAAATGGAATCCCGAACGAGATTATATATCGCAGGCAGCAAAAATAATTAACTCCGGGGGACTCGTTGCATTTCCTACTGAGACAGTTTACGGACTCGGAGGCGACGCTTTGAATCCCGAATCAGTCAAAAAAATTTATGCGGCTAAGGGCAGACCTTCAGACAACCCGTTAATTTTGCATGTAAGTAATATAGAACAGGCCGAGTCGCTTGTTTATATGAATGATACAGCAAGAAAGCTCGCAAAAATTTTCTGGCCCGCACCGTTGACTCTTGTATTGCCCGCAAAAAATATTATTCCCTCAATTACTCGCGGGGGGTTAAATACTGCTGCTGTGAGAATGCCCGATAATAATATAGCTTTGGCACTGATTGAGCGCGCAAAAACTCCCATTGCTGCACCGAGTGCGAATCTAAGCGGCCGGCCAAGTCCAACGGATTCAGAAAGTGTATATAACGACATGAATAATAGAATAGATTTAATTTTAGACGGAGGCAGAACAGGAATCGGACTCGAGTCCACTGTTATAGATATTTCTGATCCCGGAAAAATTTTATTGCTGCGTCCCGGCGGTTTATCGCGTGAATTAATTGAGTCAGAATTAAATACTAGTCTGGGAGTGCCTGACTTGAATAGCGCGAAAAGATCCCCCGGCACAAGATACAGACATTATGCGCCGTCATTGCCTGTAAAAATTTTGCGTAATGAGTCAGATTTAGATTTGATTGATATAAAATCTGCGGGCTTTATGGGAATTCATAATAATAATTATAATTATGCCGCAAAAATAATATTTGACTCGCCTGAAAACTTTGCACACGGTTTATTTTCAGGATTCCGAGAGCTTGAGTCGCAAAATATTTCTTGTATTATAGTCGAATGGCCGCGCGATAATTCGGGAATAAATGAGGCACTACGAGATCGCATAAAACGGGCAGCAGGTGAATAA